In Quercus robur chromosome 10, dhQueRobu3.1, whole genome shotgun sequence, a genomic segment contains:
- the LOC126702301 gene encoding ATP-dependent Clp protease adapter protein CLPS1, chloroplastic-like: protein METAICGRVPLSPNNVFNPTKLPGISGDKYANYKQCNQRSILMAVTAAGAGKGGGLLEKPTIERTTPGRESEFDLRKSRKMAPPYRVMLHNDNYNKREYVVQVLMKVIPGMTVDNAVNIMQEAHYNGLAVVIICAQVDAEEHCMQLRGNGLLSSIEPASGGC from the exons ATGGAAACTGCAATATGCGGTCGAGTCCCTCTTTCACCTAACAACGTTTTCAACCCTACAAAACTACCTg GTATCTCAGGGGATAAGTACGCAAATTATAAGCAATGCAATCAGCGGAGCATTTTGATGGCAGTAACAGCTGCTGGGGCAGGGAAAGGTGGAGGCTTATTGGAGAAGCCTACCATTGAAAGAACCACACCTGGCCGTGAATCTGAATTCGACTTGAG AAAATCAAGGAAAATGGCGCCACCTTACCGTGTTATGTTGCACAATGACAACTACAACAAGCGGGAGTACGTTGTTCAAGTGTTAATGAAGGTCATCCCGGGAATGACCGTTGACAATGCAGTTAACATCATGCAAGAGGCACATTATAATGGCCTGGCAGTGGTGATTATTTGTGCTCAAGTTGATGCAGAAGAACATTGCATGCAACTCAGAGGAAATGGCCTTTTGAGTTCAATTGAGCCTGCCAGTGGTGGGTGTTGA
- the LOC126704088 gene encoding uncharacterized protein LOC126704088: protein MLIVKTAQQDASLHQGEVHFANQINSQLQGGKDIDQMAAMAMIESESTRFYMVSELQGLAMASTKANNQSTHTSPELVNNQSTHTNSNSSNTLAAITPKPYFLNSSENLGNILVTQPLLGMRNYQSWSRAMVLALTAKKKIGFVNGKVTKPDLNSPLYEDWESCNTMVLSWMINSMHVDVSSNIMYCETARGMWIELQNVFSQGNGPKIYNLQTEISQIRQNQMFVIEFYIKFK from the exons ATGCTAATTGTTAAAACAGCACAACAGGATGCTTCCTTGCATCAAGGAGAAGTCCATTTTGCCAATCAGATCAACTCACAACTTCAAGGTGGCAAAGACATTGATCAAATGGCTGCTATGGCTATGATTGAA AGTGAGAGCACAAGAttttacatggtatcagagcttcaAGGTCTTGCAATGGCGTCCACTAAAGCAAACAATCAATCCACTCACACATCCCCTGAGCTTGTCAACAATCaatccacacacacaaactcGAATTCATCGAATACTTTAGCCGCTATTACTCCTAAACCCTATTTCTTAAATTCCAGTGAGAATCTAGGAAACATTCTTGTTACACAACCTCTGTTAGGAATGAGAAATTACCAATCCTGGTCAAGAGCTATGGTACTTGCCCTTACTGCGAAGAAGAAGATTGGTTTTGTAAATGGAAAGGTTACGAAGCCAGATCTTAATTCACCTTTGTATGAAGATTGGGAGAGCTGCAACACTATGGTGCTTTCATGGATGATAAATTCTATGCATGTGGATGTCTCAAGCAATATCATGTACTGTGAAACAGCAAGGGGGATGTGGATTGAACTCCAGAATGTGTTCTCACAAGGAAATGGACCTAAGATCTACAATTTACAAACTGAGATTTCTCAAATTCGCCAAAATCAGATGTTTGTGATTGAGTTTTATATCAAATTCAAGTGA
- the LOC126704089 gene encoding transcription elongation factor TFIIS-like: MTETQVFKFRLPKPETNVGMAFLGHQDSKAPIMNDSKVGVFGKDSGVPNRKRLIIKFRIPNPKALKNNHQDSKPINKNSGYRERVRKLLTEAFSRVSSETDERISPSIDPVQMAATVESVLFERIGWSNPIKKANYQSILFNLKDPKNPDLRRKVLLGEIKPESLVTMSAEEMASHKRQSENIQIQLKRLKRCVHDADEEEKATTDMFHCSRCRERKCTYYQMQTRSADEPMTTYVTCVKCNKRWKV; the protein is encoded by the coding sequence ATGACAGAAACACAGGTTTTCAAGTTTCGACTTCCCAAGCCAGAAACAAATGTCGGTATGGCTTTTCTTGGTCATCAAGATTCCAAGGCACCCATCATGAACGACAGTAAAGTTGGTGTCTTTGGAAAAGATTCTGGGGTTCCAAACAGAAAGAGGCTGATAATCAAGTTTCGTATTCCTAATCCTAAGGCTTTGAAGAACAATCATCAAGATTCCAAGCCCATCAACAAAAACTCTGGCTATCGTGAGAGGGTTAGGAAACTGCTAACAGAGGCCTTTTCCAGAGTTTCTTCTGAAACTGATGAGAGGATATCACCATCAATAGACCCAGTTCAAATGGCTGCTACAGTAGAGTCTGTGTTGTTTGAAAGGATTGGGTGGTCTAATCCCATCAAGAAAGCAAATTATCAATCAATCTTGTTCAATCTCAAAGACCCAAAGAACCCAGATTTGAGGAGGAAGGTGCTTCTTGGAGAGATCAAGCCTGAGAGTCTTGTAACCATGAGTGCCGAGGAGATGGCCAGTCACAAGAGGCAGAGTGAGAACATTCAGATACAGTTGAAAAGGTTGAAAAGATGTGTGCATGATGCTGATGAGGAAGAAAAGGCCACCACTGACATGTTCCACTGTAGCCGGTGTCGCGAGCGCAAGTGTACTTATTATCAAATGCAGACCCGGAGTGCCGATGAACCCATGACAACATATGTAACTTGTGTCAAATGCAACAAACGCTGGAAGGTCTAA